A single Hypanus sabinus isolate sHypSab1 chromosome 24, sHypSab1.hap1, whole genome shotgun sequence DNA region contains:
- the LOC132380502 gene encoding zinc finger protein 229-like, whose translation MGFIQSFKAQRHQRVHPGERPFICSECGKGFTRSFLLKVHQRLHTGERPFSCSDCGKGFTQSSQLLAHQSVHTGERPFTCSECGKGFTRSFLLKVHQRVHTGEKPFTCSDCGKGFTQASQLQRHQSVHTGKRPFTCSDCKKTFTQTSDLLAHQRIHTGERPFICSECGKGFTHSSTLLKHQRVHTGERPFICSVCGKGFSQSSGLQTHQQVHTGERPFTCSDCGKGFTRSSQLKVHQRIHSGEKPFTCSDCGKGFTHSSDLLAHQRVHTGERPFSCSECGKGFTQSSNLQRHQRVHTGERPFTCSDCGKGFIQSSQLLAHRSVHNGERPFTCSECGKGFTQSSQLKVHHRIHTGEKPFTCSDCGKEFTQLSTIQRHQRVHTGERPFTCSTCGKGFTRSSSLQRHQSVHTREYSFNCSD comes from the coding sequence ATGGGATTCATCCAGTCATTTAAAGCACAGCGACACCAACGAGTTCACCCAGGGGAAAGGCCGTTCATCtgttctgaatgtgggaagggattcactcggtcatttctgttgaaggtacatcagcgacttcacactggggagaggccattcagctgctcagactgtgggaagggatttactcagtcatctcaactactggcacaccaatcagttcacactggggagaggccgttcacctgttcagaatgtgggaagggattcactcggtcatttctactaaaggtacatcagcgagttcacactggggagaaaccattcacttgctcagactgtgggaagggattcactcaggcatcccaactacagagacaccagtcagttcacactgggaagagaccattcacctgctcagactgtaaGAAGACATTCACTCAGACATCTGACCTCCTGGCACACCAGCGAatccacactggagagaggccattcatttgttctgaatgtgggaaaggattcactcactcatccactttactgaaacaccagcgagttcacactggggagaggccatttatctgttctgtgtgtgggaaggggttctCTCAGTCATCCGGCCTACagacacaccagcaagttcacactggggagaggccgttcacctgttcagactgtgggaagggattcactcggtcatctcaattgaaggtacatcagcgaattcactctggggagaagccattcacctgctctgactgtgggaagggttttactCATTCATctgacctactggcacaccagcgagttcacactggggagagaccattctcctgctcagaatgtgggaagggattcactcagtcatccaatctccagagacatcagcgagttcacaccggggagaggccgttcacctgctcagactgtgggaagggatttattcagtcatctcaactgctGGCACACCGATCAGTTCACAACGgtgaaaggccattcacctgttcagaatgtgggaagggattcactcagtcgtctcaactgaaggtgcatcatcgaattcacactggagagaaacctttcacctgctcagactgtgggaaggaattcacacAATTATCCACcatacagagacaccagcgagttcacactggggagagaccattcacctgttctacgtgtgggaagggattcactcggtcatccagtctacagagacaccagtcagttcacactagggagtATTCATTCAACTGCTCTGACTGA
- the LOC132380524 gene encoding histone H2B 1/2-like, whose translation MPDQKTAPKKGAKKALPKPSGKSGKKRRRVRKESYGIYIYKVMKQVHPDTGISSKAMSIMNSFVSDIFERIAGEASRLAHYNKRSTISSREIQTAVRLLLPGELAKHAVSEGTKAVTKYTSSK comes from the coding sequence ATGCCCGATCAGAAGACTGCTCCCAAGAAGGGCGCTAAGAAAGCGCTGCCGAAGCCATCAGGCAAGTCCGGCAAGAAGCGCAGGAGGGTGAGGAAGGAGAGTTACGGCATCTACATCtacaaagtgatgaagcaggttcatcccgacaccggcatctcctccaaggccatgagCATCATGAACTCGTTCGTGAGCGATATTTTCGAGCGGATCGCTGGCGAGGCTTCCCGCCTAGCCCATTACAACAAACGATCGACTATCAGCTCTCGGGAGATCCAGACCGCCGTGCGCCTGCTGCTTCCCGGTGAGTTGGCCAAGCACGCCGTGTCGGAAGGGACAAAGGCCGTGACCAAGTACACTAGCTCCAAGTGA
- the LOC132380528 gene encoding histone H2AX-like gives MSGRGKTSGKARSKAKSRSSRAGLQFPVGRVHRLLRKGNYAERVGAGAPVYLAAVLEYLTAEILELAGNAARDNKKTRIIPRHLQLAVRNDEELNKLLGGVTIAQGGVLPNIQAVLLPKKTGGASK, from the coding sequence ATGAGCGGACGAGGAAAAACTAGCGGCAAAGCTCGGTCTAAGGCCAAGTCTCGCTCGTCCCGGGCCGGACTGCAGTTTCCGGTGGGCCGTGTTCACAGGCTGCTGAGAAAGGGTAACTATGCTGAGCGGGTGGGTGCCGGAGCCCCGGTCTAtctggctgctgtgctcgagTATCTGACGGCTGAAATCCTTGAGCTGGCCGGCAACGCGGCCCGGGACAACAAAAAGACCCGCATCATCCCCAGGCATCTGCAGCTGGCCGTCCGCAACGACGAGGAGCTCAACAAGCTGTTGGGAGGGGTGACCATCGCTCAGGGCGGGGTGCTGCCCAATATCCAGGCCGTGCTGTTGCCCAAGAAAACCGGCGGAGCCAGCAAGTAA
- the LOC132380522 gene encoding histone H2AX-like, with protein MSGRGKTGGKARSKAKSRSSRAGLQFPVGRVHRLLRKGNYAERVGAGAPVYLAAVLEYLTAEILELAGNAARDNKKTRIIPRHLQLAVRNDEELNKLLGGVTIAQGGVLPNIQAVLLPKKTGGASK; from the coding sequence ATGAGCGGACGAGGAAAGACTGGTGGCAAAGCTCGGTCGAAGGCCAAGTCTCGCTCGTCCCGGGCCGGACTGCAGTTCCCGGTGGGCCGTGTTCACAGGCTGCTGAGAAAGGGTAACTATGCTGAGCGGGTGGGTGCCGGAGCCCCAGTCTAtctggctgctgtgctcgagTATCTGACGGCTGAAATCCTTGAGCTGGCCGGCAACGCGGCCCGGGACAACAAAAAGACCCGCATCATCCCCAGGCATCTGCAGCTGGCCGTCCGCAACGACGAGGAGCTCAACAAGCTGCTGGGAGGGGTGACTATCGCTCAGGGCGGGGTGCTGCCCAACATCCAGGCCGTGCTGTTGCCCAAGAAAACCGGCGGAGCCAGCAAGTGA
- the LOC132380527 gene encoding histone H4 produces MSGRGKGGKGLGKGGAKRHRKVLRDNIQGITKPAIRRLARRGGVKRISGLIYEETRGVLKVFLENVIRDAVTYTEHAKRKTVTAMDVVYALKRQGRTLYGFGG; encoded by the coding sequence ATGTCTGGCAGAGGAAAAGGAGGCAAAGGACTCGGGAAAGGCGGAGCAAAGCGACACCGTAAAGTGCTCCGGGAtaacatccagggcatcactaaACCAGCCATCCGCCGTCTGGCTCGCCGTGGCGGCGTCAAACGAATCTCGGGTCTGATCTACGAGGAGACCCGCGGTGTACTGAAGGTTTTCCTGGAGAATGTGATCCGCGACGCGGTCACCTACACAGAACACGCCAAGCGCAAGACGGTCACTGCCATGGATGTGGTGTACGCTCTGAAACGCCAGGGCCGCACTCTCTATGGCTTCGGCGGTTGA